The Plasmodium knowlesi strain H genome assembly, chromosome: 14 genome has a segment encoding these proteins:
- a CDS encoding ER membrane protein complex subunit 7, putative gives MSKMNIVKTIVVTITSCLLLMGVTETKGPAIELKNNYIEGTIKANANVLANCTVYLDSDIYKKPNKNGKFIFTDVKEGTYNMFVNHPYVEFNKYKVNVKKSITKNNDKIYVVQAYEQISPFESSNLMVTNIVFQAKNVYDFLMPKKNFYLFNLFKSPIFLIFLFFLILMSVLPQMQKMSESASEESIDPPTYKSNFVEALK, from the coding sequence ATGAGCAAGATGAACATAGTGAAGACCATTGTGGTAACTATAACCAGTTGCCTACTCCTAATGGGGGTAACTGAAACCAAAGGACCTGCCATTGAATTGAAAAACAACTACATAGAAGGCACAATCAAAGCGAATGCAAATGTCTTGGCAAATTGTACTGTGTACCTCGATTCAGATATATATAAGAAGCcaaacaaaaatggaaaatttatttttacagaCGTAAAGGAAGGAACCTATAACATGTTTGTTAATCATCCATACGTTGAATTCAATAAGTACAAAgtgaatgtaaaaaaaagcatCACAAAAAACAATGACAAGATTTACGTTGTCCAAGCATATGAACAGATATCTCCTTTTGAAAGCAGCAACTTGATGGTTACCAACATTGTTTTTCAAGCTaaaaatgtgtatgattttttGATGCccaaaaagaatttttatttatttaatttgtttaaaagccccatttttttaattttcctcttcttcttaattttgATGAGTGTGCTGCCACAAATGCAGAAAATGTCCGAGTCTGCCAGTGAGGAGTCGATCGACCCCCCCACGTACAAGTCGAACTTTGTGGAGGCCCTCAAGTAA
- a CDS encoding ras-related protein Rab-5B, putative, which yields MGCTSSSQRPTSTRNINIVTPASEQQKKNDTKVKIVLLGDSGVGKSSIALYLCHGRFSDKHQVTIGAAFLHHTIELKNGVTMKLHIWDTGGQERFRSMAPLYYRDAYGAVVVYDSNNVESFNSLKYWINEIKSNGSRNCCIMVVANKKDLPQKLNSEMVMKFCEQENVSFIECSAKTGENINTLFEKIASRIYLRFKEVLYYNGP from the exons ATGGGGTGCACATCAAGTTCACAGAGACCAACATCGACCAGAAACATCAACATTGTGACGCCCGCGTCAgagcagcaaaaaaaaaacgatacaAAGGTTAAGATTGTTTTATTAGGGGATAGTGGAGTTGGAAAGTCTAGTATTGCCTTATACTTGTGCCACGGCCGTTTTTCCGATAAGCACCAGGTGACAATAGGAGCAGCCTTTCTGCACCACACCATTGAGCTTAAAAATG gAGTTACTATGAAACTGCACATTTGGGATACCGGGGGGCAGGAGCGCTTTCGGTCCATGGCGCCGCTGTACTATCGCGATGCTTACGGGGCCGTAGTCGTGTATGATTCGAA TAACGTGGAATCCTTCAACTCGCTCAAGTACTGGATTAATGAAATAAAGTCGAATGGATCGCGAAACTGTTGCATCATGGTAGtcgcaaataaaaaggacCTTCCACAGAAGCTGAATTCGGAg ATGGTGATGAAGTTCTGTGAACAAGAAAATGTGTCCTTTATCGAATGCTCCGCCAAg aCCGGTGAGAATATTAACaccctttttgaaaaaatag CAAGCCGCATTTATTTAAGATTCAAAGAAGTATTATATTACAATGGCCCGTAA
- a CDS encoding RNA-binding protein, putative: protein MAFTHLCGIQAPQTPSTINTFLTKAQHDITLTAADTRIFIKNIKTGVTIDQFKNSLEQYGAMQVYFYEPGTNDDGWAWVGFESKEAAQRVVEESEKARELEEANNENSENDNGENGENNENNPKDEENERGDSNSFYAENDDENQNEEEDEDSDDY, encoded by the coding sequence ATGGCCTTTACACACCTCTGCGGGATTCAGGCACCCCAAACACCCTCCACCATTAACACCTTTCTGACCAAGGCTCAACATGACATCACGCTAACTGCAGCTGACACGAGGATTTTTataaagaatataaaaaCTGGTGTGACCATAGATCAGTTTAAAAATTCCCTTGAGCAGTACGGAGCCATGCAAGTTTACTTTTACGAACCAGGAACTAATGATGACGGCTGGGCCTGGGTTGGATTTGAGAGTAAGGAAGCTGCCCAAAGAGTTGTCGAAGAATCCGAAAAGGCAAGAGAGCTAGAAGAGgcaaataatgaaaatagCGAGAATGACAATGGAGAAAACGGCGAGAATAACGAAAATAATCCAAAGGACGAAGAAAATGAACGCGGAGACTCAAACAGCTTTTACGCtgaaaatgatgatgaaaatcagaacgaggaagaagatgaagacaGCGACGACTATTAA
- a CDS encoding tetratricopeptide repeat protein, putative: MEDLKSILWSVEELIYLSPENDAFYEKEETEITEKLIALCKSHAEEAPSEACEINCQAEELISQVRNLFHFLKLIKAGNHKECIVDPWVRDIFQFILDTLKNDCISSISLVKKELFYYISREKIDIKKRWHPKAKEQSGGLNGNEVPFFQVCFTFLHEIKILLCCYAFLNMFVQYNWTGPPPPTMHSEKERVQTSQVCDEDKNFCQFIQTMKIKNEEFLNSCLEFLSLEGEIIYAHCELLNAFCLSVILLDLVNNFNQIDQPIMYSNEYSYFEEGTPKGVRENSQDDNSSTHQITCVPTNEKSVGVNQKGEKKKKYNETKLLHFVKSKYLWKARIYFIWQRLFAASSNDCFYSLKIHVVDIPLRIFKNVKLLTSDFELIDQEINVIEQVPEIFAHLRENEKDLQNCDLFCENYMSQNFQICALSNFSIYLAFYNYVYAYQRLLDVLAEMSQFSYSFTGRMGIKRKYQKIPATILVLKAKRGQEEDNTSVVLKEIEPLSEYDILRSDYRIIDDKEGDNVLGECKDTEGEDGHKEESEKREDGTGEEPPSSLGTSQNMTIQECTDGISYNCEKKVNEIKSEVEKIGEENIEKKICTIGEAKTGEAQNGEEIDQKDQKSADHSASQIGEEKSPEECTPVADKSATSIGPDECSSNRDEQGKTNQSGKVMWKLKDLDPDTDILEEPYFMDSQNNYFKILTFDEQITLINFCYSMIRFNPHYDEIKFEKISAVISRCLKCYDVNVESSKKEQNKIKNIENNLLQIKYQNWLLHSCILWYKCKCETFRLKTVDRAAAQLNELLKETYDMKPHGGERVKFLFDVYYPTTWELKKEIGNVMVKTGSVVSAFNLFKDLKLWEEAITCLIQADRKEEAKELLDDLLEKKKTPSLLCLYGLVDTKNALNYYIDAWKLSNYKYAKAARFIGNFYYRKEMYNPCCEYLEKALEISPLFPDIWFILGCSYMKIEKIDESVKAFTRMVSMSNEDSGKAYGNLAYLYMKKEMYRAAKICINQAVKVDNNEWKYWDTYLKLSIMQNDVDSFCLALITLCQKNKVKQIQPWVYEYISDLIVNDKQTLIPDKNGLSYLDKVITTMGTISAYISECDSYWNAFSFFLFIKGRFVDSYEAKVKEIRSLESVAQKCTTKDVVDMLISKQVAAVKFLYHIIKTHYVEEKRGYFEYQLRNIIESILRQYKDMNQQEVTELSQIMQIIK; encoded by the exons atgGAAGATTTGAAATCCATTCTGTGGTCTGTAGAGGAGCTGATTTACCTCAGTCCAGAAAATGATGCATTCtacgaaaaggaagagacaGAAATAACGGAAAAACTGATCGCCTTGTGTAAGAGCCATGCGGAAGAAGCGCCATCAGAAGCGTGTGAAATAAACTGCCAAGCAGAAGAGTTAATATCTCAAGTTAGAAACTTGTtccactttttaaaattgattAAAGCAGGGAACCATAAGGAGTGCATCGTTGACCCATGGGTACGAGACATATTTCAGTTCATTCTTGATACTCTTAAAAATGACTGCATCAGTAGTATTAGCCtggtgaagaaggaattatTCTATTATATTTCTCGCGAAAAGATagatataaagaaaagatgGCACCCCAAGGCGAAGGAACAAAGTGGAGGCCTGAATGGCAAtgaagttcctttttttcaggtTTGCTTTACGTTCCTTCACGAAATAAAGATTCTCCTCTGTTGTTACGCATTTTTGAATATGTTCGTGCAGTACAACTGGACAGGACCTCCACCCCCCACCATGCACAGCGAAAAGGAGAGAGTGCAAACATCACAGGTATGCGATGAAGACAAAAATTTTTGCCAATTCATTCAaacgatgaaaataaaaaatgaggagtTTTTAAATTCATGCTTGGAATTTTTATCACTTGAAGGGGAGATCATATATGCCCACTGTGAGTTGTTGAATGCCTTCTGTTTATCCGTAATTTTGCTAGACCtagtaaataattttaatcAAATCGATCAGCCTATTATGTATTCAAATGAGTACAGCTACTTCGAGGAGGGGACACCAAAGGGGGTGCGTGAAAACTCTCAAGATGATAATTCTTCTACGCACCAGATAACGTGTGTACCAACGAATGAAAAATCAGTTGGGGTAAaccaaaaaggagagaaaaaaaaaaaatacaatgaGACGAAGCTTTTACACTTTGTTAAAAGCAAATATTTGTGGAAAGCCAGAATCTACTTCATATGGCAGAGACTGTTTGCTGCATCTAGCAACGACTGCTTTTATTCATTGAAAATCCACGTAGTGGACATTCCACTTAGGATATTTAAAAACGTGAAACTACTGACTAGCGATTTTGAACTAATCGATCAAGAAATAAATGTCATTGAACAAGTACCAGAAATTTTTGCCCACTtgagagaaaatgaaaaggactTGCAAAATTGCGACCTCTTTTGTGAAAATTACATGTCGCAAAATTTCCAGATTTGTGCCTTATCTAACTTTTCCATATACTTGGCCTTCTACaattatgtatatgcataccaGAGGTTACTGGATGTTCTTGCGGAGATGAGTCAGTTTAGCTACTCATTCACCGGAAGAATGGGAATAAAGAGAAAGTATCAGAAAATACCTGCCACCATTTTAGTGTTGAAGGCGAAAAGGGGACAGGAGGAGGACAATACATCTGTAGTTTTGAAAGAAATAGAGCCTCTTAGTGAGTACGACATATTGAGGAGTGACTACCGAATTATTGATGATAAGGAAGGGGACAATGTGCTTGGTGAGTGTAAAGATACCGAGGGGGAGGATGGTCATAAGGAGGAAAGTGAAAAGAGGGAAGACGGTACAGGTGAGGAACCTCCATCCAGTTTAGGCACTTCGCAAAATATGACTATTCAAGAGTGCACAGACGGAATCTCCTacaattgtgaaaaaaaagtgaatgaaataaaatcagAGGTAGAGAAaataggagaagaaaatatagaGAAAAAGATTTGCACAATTGGGGAAGCAAAAACTGGGGAAGCACAAAACGGGGAAGAGATTGATCAAAAGGATCAGAAGTCGGCGGATCATTCTGCCAGTCAAAttggggaagaaaaatccCCCGAAGAATGCACCCCCGTGGCAGACAAATCCGCGACCAGCATTGGCCCAGATGAGTGCTCATCAAATAGGGACGAACAAGGTAAAACAAACCAAAGCGGAAAAGTAATGTGGAAATTAAAAGACCTGGACCCAGATACAGACATATTAGAAGAGCCATACTTTATGGATTCACAAAATAactattttaaaatattaacaTTTGATGAACAGATAACCTTAATCAACTTCTGCTACTCCATGATTAGATTCAATCCGCACTACGACGAAATAAAATTCGAAAAGATAAGTGCAGTTATATCTAGGTGCCTGAAATGCTATGATGTAAATGTGGAATCGAgcaagaaggaacaaaataagataaaaaatatagaaaacaATTTGTTGCAGATAAAATATCAGAATTGGCTACTGCACTCGTGTATTCTATGGTATAAGTGCAAATGTGAAACGTTTCGATTGAAGACCGTAGATAGGGCCGCCGCACAACTAAATGAATTACTGAAAGAGACATACGATATGAAACCACATGGGGGAGAAAGGgtaaaattcctttttgatGTATACTATCCAACCACTTGGGAACTGAAGAAAGAAATAGGAAATGTTATGGTGAAAACGGGATCTGTAGTATCCGCTTTCAACCTTTTTAAGGACTTGAAATTATGGGAAGAAGCCATCACCTGTTTGATTCAAGCagatagaaaagaagaagcaaaggaGTTGCTAGACGATctgttagaaaaaaaaaaaactccctcTTTGTTATGTTTATACGGATTGGTTGACACGAAGAATGCCTTGAACTATTACATAGATGCATGGAAGCTGtcaaattataaatatgcaAAAGCGGCAAGATTTATAGGGAATTTTTACTACCGTAAGGAAATGTACAATCCGTGTTGTGAATATTTAGAAAAGGCTCTGGAAATATCTCCCCTTTTTCCCGACATCTGGTTTATCCTAGGTTGCTCCTAcatgaaaatagaaaaaatcgaTGAATCTGTAAAAGCATTTACACGTATGGTTAGCATGTCAAATGAAGATTCGGGAAAGGCTTATGGAAATTTGGCATACCTgtatatgaaaaaagaaatgtacaGAGCAGCAAAAATTTGTATAAATCAAGCTGTCAAGGTTGACAATAATGAGTGGAAATATTGGGATACTTATCTTAAATTATCCATTATGCAAAATGACGTCGATAGTTTCTGCTTGGCATTGATCACTTTATGTCAAAAGAATAAAGTCAAACAGATACAGCCTTGGGTTTATGAATACATCTCTGATCTTATCGTAAATGACAAGCAGACCCTAATTCCTGATAAAAATGGACTGAGCTATCTGGACAAAGTTATTACAACCATGGGTACCATATCGGCTTACATTTCTGAGTGTGACTCCTACTGGAacgccttttccttttttctatttataAAAGGCAGATTCGTTGACTCGTACGAGGCAAAGGTTAAGGAGATACGATCCTTAGAG AGTGTAGCACAAAAGTGCACCACCAAAGATGTAGTTGACATGTTGATTTCCAAACAAGTAGCCGCGGTCAAATTCCTGTATCATATTATCAAGACGCATTACGTCGAGGAGAAGAGAGG atACTTTGAATATCAGTTAAGGAACATTATCGAATCTATTTTGAGGCAGTACAAGGACATGAATCAGCAGGAGGTAACTGAATTATCGCAAATTATGCAGAttataaaatga
- a CDS encoding ribosomal protein S15, mitochondrial, putative produces the protein MNIFSRVLKQNKLHVLTPKDHHVPFIRCAKRYESRVKAHRYTGITAIKTHAQKTEWYLKAERDFLAERNQIPNGFIGLWQYDDIKHLRKNIINMLHLNCANNKQLHKYKKLCIRRCLQRRPFDTGSAPVQIGCLTEKILNLRAHLILRCKDHPKKRTMSIWLARRQKLMKYLYKTDFELYKHTCNLLKIKCILFAIPDSRDRSKAINAAAVDGDRCKFLIRQKLWKGKYRPRPMKDPKGQTIRYTRHPIEQPPSDYALPKEYKPQISNSWPYGVKENYQKGTYTVYNPTAPGLGYCPVPMLF, from the coding sequence atgaacatctTTAGTAGAGTgcttaaacaaaataaacttCATGTACTAACACCCAAGGATCACCATGTACCCTTCATTAGATGCGCAAAACGATATGAATCCAGAGTGAAGGCGCATAGATATACAGGTATAACGGCTATAAAAACACATGCCCAGAAAACGGAATGGTACTTAAAAGCCGAAAGAGATTTCTTAGCGGAACGGAACCAAATACCAAACGGGTTCATAGGCCTATGGCAATACGATGATATAAAACAcctaagaaaaaatattataaatatgttACATCTGAATTGTGCCAACAACAAACAattacataaatataaaaagttgTGTATAAGACGATGTTTGCAGAGACGACCATTCGATACAGGAAGCGCACCTGTTCAAATTGGATGCTTAACGGAGAAAATCCTAAATTTAAGAGCTCATTTAATTCTCAGATGTAAGGATCAtccgaaaaaaagaaccatgtccatttggctagctaggagacaaaaattaatgaaataCCTATACAAAACAGATTTCGAATTATACAAGCATACATGCAATTTGCTAAAAATTAAATGCATATTATTTGCCATCCCGGATTCAAGAGATAGATCCAAAGCCATCAATGCTGCTGCTGTGGATGGAGATAGATGTAAATTCCTAATTAGGCAAAAATTATGGAAAGGCAAATATAGGCCTAGACCTATGAAAGATCCCAAAGGACAAACTATTAGATACACCAGACACCCCATAGAGCAGCCACCATCCGATTATGCACTTCCCAAGGAGTATAAACCCCAGATTTCAAATTCATGGCCTTATGGTGTTAaggaaaattatcaaaaaggGACCTACACTGTGTATAATCCTACGGCCCCTGGATTGGGTTACTGTCCCGTCCCTATGCTCTTTTAG
- a CDS encoding protein ISD11, putative, whose amino-acid sequence MNNLKNMKLLYRHILCEASKFENINYSVYFRNKAKDTFREFFRNNHVKHSDEELKAFEKDCREYLNMLRRQTVVHNMYHVDKPLVNK is encoded by the exons ATGAATAAcctaaaaaatatgaaactTCTTTATCGCCACATCCTATGTGAAGCTTCCAAATTTGAAAACATAAACTACAGCGTCTACTTCAGGAACAAG GCAAAAGATACCTTCCGAGAATTTTTTAGGAACAACCACGTGAAGCACAGCGATGAAGAACTGAAGGCGTTTGAGAAGGACTGTCGGGAGTACCTTAACATGCTGAGGAGACAAACGGTGGTGCACAACATGTACCACGTGGATAAGCCCCTGgtgaataaatga
- a CDS encoding meiosis-specific nuclear structural protein 1, putative: MKRYNEKTINARIQREQKNEYARERIQNDLKLDTYSKIQGISIDKADAAQTKNQKEDSFKRENETEESQLQKKGNTSNGGDEQEYFTSLQFDSEKIKENRLRQCELLNEKQKKEKEIADEALRQKAIEQTLQNDEGYKQLKGKLEEIATLKIRENQIRDAKYCKIKEADDEKKRIEKQREDLLKKEELEEEEKKKKNYEKVMETKMELQQQIQENLNKKKNKFYGTAQERSNIENVVKNYNEEEKKKKEEELLKQKKLLKEFQEQIELKNKKKQLEKKKELEEELKNQEYIKQKEEKIKNLQKKKQEKSLEKQRVVNELAHKEYLISKEKETLDELLNKVYIEEHDFKEKQKEIKENEKKLQLKNEMIKQLEIDIQLKEQKRQKEKEEDEKRKIEILEEKKKLDKIDQYTDKKRKEKLLQYRKEIYETFQQKKEAVKDERIQEEIEKNKLLEEQKEYEELINKEKMKLLQKYSKDILQNLPEDVYDSLKKKNIIT; encoded by the coding sequence atgaaaCGATACAATGAAAAGACAATTAACGCGAGGATCCAGAGAGAGCAAAAGAATGAATACGCTCGAGAAAGGATACAGAACGATTTGAAATTAGACACGTATAGCAAAATACAGGGAATATCCATTGACAAAGCTGACGCAGCGCAAACGAAGAATCAAAAAGAGGATTCATTTAAGAGAGAAAACGAAACGGAAGAAAGCCAActtcagaaaaaaggaaatacttCCAATGGGGGAGATGAGCAGGAATATTTCACATCACTACAATTTGACAGcgagaaaattaaagaaaatcgATTGAGACAATGCGAGTtattaaatgaaaaacaaaaaaaagagaaagaaatagCAGATGAAGCACTGAGACAAAAAGCCATAGAACAAACATTACAAAATGACGAAGGATATAAacaattaaaaggaaaattagaAGAAATAGCtacgttaaaaataagggaaAACCAAATCCGTGATGCGAAATACtgcaaaataaaggaagcagatgatgaaaaaaaaagaattgaaaAACAAAGAGAAGATTTactcaaaaaagaagaattggaagaagaagaaaagaagaaaaaaaattatgagaaAGTCATGGAAACTAAAATGGAATTACAACAACAAATACAAGAAAATctgaacaagaagaaaaacaaattttatgGAACTGCACAAGAAAGAAGCAACATCGAAAATGTAGTCAAAAATtacaatgaagaagaaaaaaaaaaaaaggaagaagaactgTTAAAGCAGAAAAAGTTGCTGAAGGAATTtcaagaacaaattgaattgaaaaataaaaaaaaacaacttgaaaagaaaaaagaattagaAGAGGAACTAAAAAATCAAGAATATATtaaacagaaagaagaaaaaattaaaaatctacaaaaaaaaaagcaagaaaAATCTCTAGAAAAACAAAGAGTTGTCAACGAATTGGCACATAAAGAATATCTCataagtaaagaaaaagaaactcTCGACGAACTGCTAAATAAAGTATACATTGAAGAACACGActttaaggaaaaacaaaaagaaattaaggaaaatgaaaaaaaattacaactcaaaaatgaaatgataaAACAACTCGAAATTGACATCCAAttaaaggaacaaaaaagacagaaggaaaaagaagaagacgaaaaaagaaaaattgaaatacttgaagaaaaaaaaaaattagataaAATTGATCAATACActgataaaaaaaggaaagaaaaattattacaatATAGGAAAGAAATATACGAAACCTTCcaacagaaaaaggaagcagtCAAAGACGAACGTATACAGGaagaaatcgaaaaaaacaaacttcTGGAGGAACAAAAGGAGTACGAGGAACTCATAAACAAGGAGAAGATGAAGCTCCTTCAGAAATACAGCAAAgacattttgcaaaatctGCCTGAGGATGTCTATGAcagcttgaaaaaaaaaaacatcattaCGTAG